One segment of Streptomyces sp. YIM 121038 DNA contains the following:
- the pabB gene encoding aminodeoxychorismate synthase component I, which translates to MRALLIDNYDSYTYNLFQLLAQVYGKEPTVLVNDDPAWAKYDPAAFDCVVISPGPGRPQRPTDLGFVQEVLDRWQDVPVLGVCLGHQAIAHHYGGRVEPGTPRHGHLTRVRHGGEDLFDGLPQQFTAVRYHSLRVTEPLPEVLRATAWAEDGTVMALRHRTLPRWGLQFHPESVASEWGAQLLRNFAELIGGHYAAAPPERAHWSPPLGGTPSTHLEAVVETVDRAADTEALFTARHADSAYAFWLDSSAPGVGPARFSFLGDDGGPLAETLTYRTGDTSVTVRDATGERAEPGTIFEVLQGRLRARGLTAPDLPFDLNGGYVGYFGYELKGECGSPNVHSAETPDAAWLFADRLVAVDHLQDKTYVLALSTPAPGDLDAARAWVRDTAREVRELPDAAPAPAPAPVAAAPSEGAVLSRDRAAYVDDIGDCLDQLRSGESYEICLTNRVRLPPLKDPLAYHLKLRALNPAPYAAYLRLGEVSVVCSSPERFLRVERDGTVESKPIKGTAPRGTDPVSDEALRRSLAASAKTRAENLMIVDLLRNDLGRVCEVGSVGVPAYMVTESYATVHQLVTTVRGRLRHDVDPVACVRACFPGGSMTGAPKLRTMAIIDRLEQEARGIYSGTIGYFGLCGGADLNIVIRTAVTSAAGTVIGAGGAIVLDSDPDDEFDEVLLKGHALVRAHAQLDAAGDPERSTP; encoded by the coding sequence ATGCGCGCGCTGTTGATCGACAACTACGACTCCTACACCTACAACCTGTTCCAGCTCCTCGCCCAGGTGTACGGCAAGGAACCGACGGTCCTCGTCAACGACGACCCGGCGTGGGCCAAGTACGACCCGGCGGCGTTCGACTGCGTGGTGATCTCCCCGGGGCCCGGCCGCCCCCAGCGCCCCACCGACCTCGGCTTCGTCCAGGAGGTCCTGGACCGCTGGCAGGACGTGCCGGTGCTCGGGGTGTGCCTGGGGCACCAGGCGATCGCCCACCACTACGGCGGCCGCGTCGAGCCCGGCACGCCCCGGCACGGCCATCTGACCCGGGTCCGGCACGGCGGCGAGGACCTGTTCGACGGCCTGCCCCAGCAGTTCACCGCGGTGCGCTACCACTCGCTGCGGGTCACCGAGCCCCTGCCCGAGGTGCTGCGGGCCACCGCCTGGGCGGAGGACGGCACCGTGATGGCCCTGCGCCACCGCACCCTGCCGCGCTGGGGCCTCCAGTTCCACCCGGAGTCCGTCGCGAGCGAGTGGGGCGCCCAGCTCCTGCGGAACTTCGCGGAGCTCATCGGCGGCCACTACGCCGCGGCCCCGCCGGAGCGCGCCCACTGGTCCCCGCCCCTCGGCGGCACCCCCAGCACCCACCTGGAGGCCGTGGTCGAGACGGTGGACCGGGCGGCCGACACCGAGGCCCTGTTCACCGCGCGCCACGCGGACAGCGCGTACGCCTTCTGGCTCGACAGCAGCGCGCCCGGCGTCGGCCCCGCCCGGTTCTCCTTCCTCGGCGACGACGGGGGCCCGCTCGCCGAGACGCTCACCTACCGCACCGGCGACACCTCGGTGACGGTCCGCGACGCCACCGGCGAACGCGCCGAGCCCGGCACCATATTCGAGGTGCTCCAAGGCCGGCTGCGCGCCCGCGGCCTCACCGCGCCGGACCTGCCCTTCGACCTCAACGGCGGCTACGTCGGCTACTTCGGCTACGAACTCAAGGGCGAGTGCGGCAGCCCGAACGTCCACAGCGCCGAGACCCCCGACGCCGCCTGGCTGTTCGCCGACCGCCTCGTCGCCGTGGACCACCTTCAGGACAAGACCTACGTCCTGGCCCTGAGCACCCCCGCGCCGGGCGACCTCGACGCCGCCCGCGCCTGGGTCCGGGACACGGCACGGGAGGTGCGGGAGCTGCCCGACGCCGCGCCCGCCCCCGCCCCGGCCCCGGTGGCCGCGGCGCCGTCGGAGGGGGCCGTCCTCAGCCGCGACCGCGCCGCGTACGTCGACGACATCGGGGACTGCCTCGACCAGCTGCGCAGCGGCGAGAGCTACGAGATCTGCCTGACCAACCGGGTCCGCCTGCCGCCCCTGAAGGACCCGCTCGCCTACCACCTGAAGCTCCGCGCCCTCAACCCCGCGCCCTACGCCGCCTATCTGCGCCTCGGCGAGGTCAGCGTCGTCTGCTCCTCCCCGGAGCGGTTCCTGCGCGTCGAACGCGACGGCACGGTGGAGAGCAAGCCCATCAAGGGCACGGCCCCCCGGGGCACGGACCCGGTCAGCGACGAGGCGCTGCGCCGCTCCCTGGCCGCGTCGGCGAAGACCAGGGCCGAGAACCTCATGATCGTCGACCTGCTCCGCAACGACCTCGGCCGGGTCTGCGAGGTGGGTTCCGTCGGCGTCCCCGCGTACATGGTCACCGAGTCGTACGCGACGGTCCACCAGCTCGTCACCACGGTCCGCGGGCGGCTGCGGCACGACGTGGACCCCGTCGCCTGCGTCCGGGCGTGCTTCCCCGGCGGCTCGATGACCGGCGCCCCCAAGCTGCGGACGATGGCCATCATCGACCGCCTCGAACAGGAGGCCCGGGGCATCTACTCCGGCACCATCGGCTACTTCGGGCTGTGCGGCGGCGCCGACCTCAACATCGTGATCCGCACGGCGGTGACCTCGGCCGCGGGCACGGTCATCGGCGCGGGCGGCGCGATCGTCCTCGACTCGGACCCGGACGACGAGTTCGACGAAGTGCTCCTCAAGGGCCACGCCCTGGTGCGGGCGCACGCCCAGCTCGACGCGGCGGGCGACCCCGAGCGGAGCACCCCGTGA
- a CDS encoding aminotransferase class IV, producing the protein MTAPHTPAPAAAPRAPVAVTRVDGSPATPGDLAGLALYNYGHFTTLRVERGGVRGLGLHLRRLADDCRTLFGTDPDTATGLTDGVRAALRRLARAHEAPVTVRVTVCAPDTTLDGPGTATPTALLSTRPAPAAQAPPLRLTTATYVRELPEVKHTGLLGTLRLRADVRRRGFDDALLLDHEGHVLEGTTWNICFWDGARLLWPRGRCLPGVTARLLRDAAAGAGVTVGDATVTRAGLGALRGAFATNAAFGVRPVAAVDEVAFAPDPDVAALTATLTARYADVPADLL; encoded by the coding sequence GTGACGGCCCCGCACACCCCCGCCCCGGCCGCCGCGCCCCGGGCCCCCGTGGCCGTCACCCGCGTCGACGGCAGCCCCGCGACCCCCGGCGACCTGGCGGGCCTCGCCCTGTACAACTACGGCCACTTCACCACCCTGCGCGTCGAACGGGGCGGCGTCCGCGGCCTCGGTCTGCACCTGCGCCGCCTCGCCGACGACTGCCGCACGCTCTTCGGCACGGACCCGGACACCGCCACCGGGCTCACCGACGGCGTCCGCGCGGCGCTGCGGCGCCTCGCCCGCGCGCACGAGGCGCCCGTGACGGTCCGCGTGACCGTGTGCGCGCCGGACACCACCCTCGACGGCCCCGGCACGGCCACCCCGACCGCGCTGCTCAGCACCCGGCCCGCGCCCGCCGCGCAGGCACCGCCGCTGCGGCTGACGACCGCCACGTACGTACGGGAGCTGCCGGAGGTGAAGCACACCGGACTCCTCGGCACGCTGCGCCTTCGCGCGGACGTCCGGCGGCGCGGCTTCGACGACGCCCTGCTGCTCGACCACGAAGGCCACGTCCTGGAGGGCACCACCTGGAACATCTGCTTCTGGGACGGGGCCCGGCTGCTGTGGCCCCGGGGGCGCTGTCTGCCCGGCGTGACCGCGCGCCTGCTGCGGGACGCGGCCGCCGGGGCGGGCGTGACGGTCGGCGACGCGACCGTCACCCGGGCCGGACTCGGCGCGCTGCGCGGCGCGTTCGCGACCAACGCGGCCTTCGGCGTCCGGCCCGTCGCCGCCGTCGACGAGGTGGCCTTCGCCCCGGACCCGGACGTCGCCGCCCTGACCGCCACGCTCACCGCCCGCTACGCCGACGTGCCCGCCGACCTCCTGTGA
- a CDS encoding cytochrome P450 produces the protein MTTVEETETAWENLPFLDITDPAFVWDSAEVAEARERSWIAGTPLGLLVLRYAEAHSLSRDPRLVSGFREVVDLVGPAEGLVREFMRDFMQSLEGPDHRRLRGLVTHGFTSRRINALKPFIRATAERLADELVAAGGACEFVSAYADPLPAAVVCEMLGFPPEDHAVVGRWCKNTNLVLALGPDQSRVFEVEEGLAGMYGYFEKVVQKLKENPGDDLFSDILRAQQEDDALDDRELRTLIATLLVAGYQTTSHQLGHAMVAFSQYPEQWALLRERPELAPQAVEEVLRWCPTTTVVATKAAAETFTFNDLLIPAGTPVWLCAHSAQRDPLVFEDGDRFDITVKRDTGTLAFGGGTHFCLGAALARLELAEALQVLSARLDAPQVTGPITWRPSTGVSGPDVLPLRFGGA, from the coding sequence ATGACGACCGTCGAAGAGACCGAGACAGCCTGGGAGAACCTGCCGTTCCTGGACATCACCGACCCGGCGTTCGTGTGGGACTCCGCCGAGGTCGCCGAGGCCAGGGAGCGGTCCTGGATCGCGGGCACCCCCCTCGGCCTGCTCGTGCTGCGCTACGCCGAGGCGCACAGCCTCTCCCGTGACCCGCGCCTGGTCTCCGGCTTCCGCGAGGTCGTGGACCTCGTCGGGCCCGCCGAGGGCCTGGTGCGCGAGTTCATGCGCGACTTCATGCAGAGCCTGGAGGGGCCCGACCACCGCCGCCTGCGCGGCCTGGTCACGCACGGGTTCACCTCCCGCCGCATCAACGCCCTGAAGCCGTTCATCCGCGCCACCGCCGAGCGCCTCGCCGACGAGCTGGTGGCGGCCGGGGGCGCGTGCGAGTTCGTGTCCGCCTACGCCGACCCGCTGCCCGCCGCCGTGGTGTGCGAGATGCTCGGCTTCCCGCCGGAGGACCACGCCGTCGTCGGCCGCTGGTGCAAGAACACCAACCTGGTCCTCGCCCTCGGCCCCGACCAGAGCCGCGTCTTCGAGGTGGAGGAGGGCCTCGCGGGCATGTACGGCTACTTCGAGAAGGTCGTACAGAAGCTCAAGGAGAACCCCGGCGACGACCTGTTCTCCGACATCCTGCGGGCCCAGCAGGAGGACGACGCGCTCGACGACCGCGAACTGCGCACCCTCATCGCGACCCTGCTCGTCGCCGGGTACCAGACGACGAGCCACCAGCTCGGCCACGCCATGGTGGCGTTCTCCCAGTACCCCGAGCAGTGGGCCCTGCTGCGCGAGCGGCCCGAACTCGCGCCCCAGGCCGTCGAGGAGGTGCTGCGCTGGTGCCCGACCACGACCGTGGTCGCCACCAAGGCGGCGGCCGAGACCTTCACCTTCAACGACCTGCTCATCCCCGCCGGGACCCCGGTGTGGCTGTGTGCCCACTCCGCGCAGCGCGACCCCCTGGTGTTCGAGGACGGCGACCGCTTCGACATCACCGTCAAGCGCGACACGGGCACCCTGGCCTTCGGCGGCGGCACGCACTTCTGCCTCGGCGCGGCCCTCGCCCGCCTCGAACTCGCCGAGGCCCTCCAGGTGTTGTCGGCCCGGCTCGACGCGCCCCAGGTCACCGGGCCGATCACCTGGCGGCCCTCCACCGGCGTGTCCGGCCCCGACGTCCTGCCGCTGCGCTTCGGCGGGGCGTGA